TAATCTTGAACAAGAGTTGATCGATAAACCGGAGTTATATTTCTGGAAGAATATTCAAAAGGGTAAGCTGTTTCATTTTAGTTCATCTGTTAGCATAGATGGGGAAAAGAGGGTATTAAGGGATATATTCTGTCCCGGTTGTCCTATTTTGATGATATCTAAGAATATCCCATTTAATGACAGAATTTTGGTGACGGATATTCATTGCCCTACTATTTTTAGATATTTTGGTTTTAAAAAGCAGAGCTTAAAGGATGTGGTGGGGATGGTTATGCATGATAATCAGAAAAAAGTGTTTTTTGTTGGTAGGTTGTCAGCTCTGGATCAGGGGATATTCAACAATATTAAAAACCTAAATTATATTTTCCTTAATGATGGTGTTAAAAATATTTTTTCTATTCCGGTCATTTCCAGACCTTATAAGTTTAAAGATTTGAATACAGTTTTTCCTTATAGCTGTAATAATATCCCAAAAATAGGTAATTACAAAATTAATACTAAAAAGTGTGTGTGCTTTCATAAGAATGAGAGCCCCCATTGTGTTAGAGGTAGTCATTGCCCGGCAATTTATGAGTACAATGGTGCTGTAAGTATTAATGAAAAGTTTTGTAATGGTTGTAGACTTTGTTATATGAGTTGTCCCTATGGAGCAATAAAATGAACTATATCATACATATTATTGGGTTGGATAGACGGACGATAGATCTTGTCGTAAAACTATTTATTCATAGTGCCAGAGAAGCTGATTATATTGTGAGCGTTGAAGGTGCTTTTCCTGAAAATATTTTCGATGCAATAATGTATAAAGTTTTCCTTAAAGGAAGTGAAAAAAACAATGTTTGTAAAATTGTAGTTGATTTTGATAACGTTTGTATTACTGATGATGTGGATATATCACCAAATAAGTTATTGATTAACATTGATAAAAATTTATATCATTATTGGTATCTTTTGGGGATATTATTTAAAAGGGTGGATGATCTGTCTACTGGTTTTGTTGCAGGTTACCTCATCGAAAACAGAATGGAACAGGAACTCAAAAGCTTTAGATCAGCCTAAATTGCTTTCTGAGAACACTATGGCCCTAAACCTATAAAGCTCTATATGCTCCTTTTTCCAGATATCATTGGGCAAACCAGCTTTTAAACAGGTATAAGAGAGGAATTGATATTTATCCCAACCATGTTCAGTGGCTACTTGAGGTAGCAATACACCAGAGTTAAAACCTTTTTTTACATATAAACCGTCAAGCCCCACCTCAATATCTTCAACACTGTGCAGTCTCTCCATAGGTGTCAACACAGAAATCTCTATTTCTATATCGTTTAGCTCGCTTTCCTTTAGTGGAGAAAATCTTGGGTCGTGAAATGCCGATTGAATAGCCATGTCAGATACCACATCGTATAATTTCATATCCATCCTAAAGGTGCCGATACAACCCCTAAGATCACCGTGTTTGTGAAGGGTTACAAAAGCACCACATTTCATAGATAATTCATTATAGATTTCATTTTTAATGTGATTGGACAGATTTTTAAGATATTCTCTTGTATTGTTTGAATGATGAAAATAATCCCTTATGGTGTTTCTTGCTATAGTTAGGAGTAGTTTTTTAGACTCAAGTGATAAGGTAATCATACTACAGCCTCTTAATTTTTGCTGAGATCTATCACTTTTGGGGTAACAAAGATAAGTAGTTCGTTGAGATCTTCTCCGGAGGATTTATTTCTGAAGAGGGCACCTAAAAGGGGTATCTTGCTTAAAAGGGGAACAGAGGATTCATTTTTAAACATACTTTCTTTTTTGAGACCTGCTATTATAAGTGTTTCGCCATCTTTTAGTGTAACCTGTGTTTCAGCTTTGTTAGTATTTTTAGAGGGGATACCATCGATTTTTTTCTCTTCGGATCTGTCAAATTCACTTAACTCAATTGCAAGATTTAACAAGATATTACCATTGCTCATAACCTGTGGAGTTATTTCAAGGATCGTTTTGGCCTGGTCAGTTTGGATAGTGGTCTCCTGTGTTGTGGAGGTTGTGCTTGTTTTAGTTTCCCTGAACCTTATCTCTTCACCACTTTCGAGTTTTGCTTTGTGATTGTTCATAGTAAGGATTTTGGGGCTGTGCATGATCTTGGCTTCACCTTTTGTTTCTAAAGCATTCAATTTAGCATTGAGTATGAAATTATTATTGAAGCTACCCAGCGTTATTCCAAGCCCTGCCCCCATACCAGCTCTTACAGTGTCTGAGATGGGAAGATTTATAATATAGTTCCTGTTTGTATCTTGACCTGCACCTACTTGAATAGAATAAGGGAAGTTATACCGTGTTTTGTCATTTATATTTGCACCCCACTGGATACCAAGATCTTTTCCTCCATTTTTGGTTGTACGGACTATTTTAGCTTCTATCATTATCTGTTGGGAGGGTTGATCTAATTTTGATAGTAGGTCTTTGATATGGGTCATGTTGGATTTTGTATCTGTAATAATTAGTGTTCCTGTGGAGTTATCCATTACTACTTTCCCACCAGTTGTAATCGTAAAATTGGTTACTAAGGTAAGGAGCTGATCTATTTTTACATATTTGGGCTTAAAAAAGTAGGTCTCAACATTTTCTGAAACAAGGCTTGTTTGGGTAAAAGGTTCGGATTTGGTGATGTAAATAATATTGTTTTCTGTGCGGTATGAGAGATCTGCATTTGAAGTAATACTTTTCACGGCATCAATTAAGGTGACATTATCTAAGAAGACGGATACCTTTCCTTCTATCCCTTTACCGATCACGATATTTGTGCCTGATAGAAGTGATAGCGCGTTAAAAACATCTTTTACATCTGCATTTTTCATATTTATGGATACTTTCTTGTTGAGATTAGCTAATGCAAAAGATTGTAAAAACAGTATCATAAGGATAAGATATAAGAATCTCATACACACCACCACCTTATTTTATAAATATAGTTTCTTTTTTACCTTTTTTGTCGAATGTTACGCTGTTTATAGTGATTTCAGTGATCTTGTACTCATTAAAGCTATCTCCGACTTTGTAAAGGTTGCCGTTGATAATTGCTATAAGATTATTATCAGCTTTCACAACACCTTCAAGGTTTATTGCTGAGAGGTTATCCCCTTTTGGTACAGGTACCACAGTGGAAAGGGGAGGGATGGTTTTATCTATCTCTTTTTTAAAAGGTATAGATAGCTTGGGGATAAGCTTTTTGTTGTCAGGCAAATCAAACATAAAAAGAAAATCGGAGGCTGAACAGATACTATAAAGGATTAACAAAATAAAAAGCATCTTTCTCATTGTTGCTCCATAGTGAATAATGTTATTATCATGGCAACAGATAAACCTCTTTCAGTGTTTGATATGTTTATGTTATTAATTTGCATAGGTTTTTTATGATTTTCGATGGTATCCATAAGTAGGAGCAGATTGTTTAGATTGGTGGTAAAGGTGGCGTTTATAGTGTAAAACTTTTTGCTTCCCTCTTTTTTTATATCCGTGATATTTAGAGAGTTAAGGCTAATGCCTGAGTCTATGAAAAGATAATTGATAACTTCTGAAACTTTGTCTGTGAGATTTATATTCTTTTTTATGAACCAGAGATTTAGTTGCTTTTGATTTATGGTGTTATTGTACTCTTGTAGTTTGTTAAATATTTTTAAGTTATTGATAAACCTCTCACTTTCTACGGTCAATTGGGCATTCAAGTTTTCGATATCGGTTATTATTTTTTTGGATTTCGATTGATTGGGGATGTAAATATACCTGTAATAGAAATAGTTAATGAAGATGAGAACTACGAAAACAAGAATTATGATATCGCGAAGTTTTACATTAGCCATCTAAACCTCTAAAAGTTATTATAAGGTTGAAGGAAAAGGTATTATCCTGAAGTTTAGTAAGATTGCTAAATTTTTTATCTTTTATATACTCAGTATTTTCGATTTGTTTGTAAAATTGATAAAACTTTTTGGTATTCTGTGCAGTGGCAGCTATATGGACCGTTCCCTCTGAATAGGTTATATTTTGAATCTGAATACCATCGGTAATAAGTTTTAATGTTCTTATGATGTTTATAAAGGCTGAATGTTTTGTATTAAACAATGAGGTATAAAGGTTTTCAGAGACATTCAATTGGTTTATCGTTGTTTCCATGTTTTTCTTTTCCATTTCGTATTGGGCGAAAGATGCATTTAGTTTTGTCATCTGTTCTATCTTGTTAGCTTTTTCTCGCTTTACAGATTCTAATTTCACCTGATTGTATCTATCTATTGCATAGAGGAATATGAGGAGTAGAAAATTAGCAATGCAAATAGCTATTAAAATTTTAACTGCAGCATATTTTTTTATGTCAAATCTATACTGTTGAGGCAATAGATTAAGATATCTCTTGGTCATTCTTCTAACCCTAAACAAACCATTAGTTCTAAAAATTTCAGCTTTTCATAGTCTATCTCTATATCTGAAGTTAAAAATTTCAATAGGTTTTCTTTAAAAACTGGGATACCGAAAATATTTGAAAAGTACAAGTCAAGGTCTGGTATGCTATTGCCATATCCGGTAAGTACTATAGTGTTTGGTGGCTCGGCTCTGTATGTTTGAAAATACAGATCAAATGTCCTTTGAATCTGAACAGAAACTCTGTCTATAGCAGAACTTATATTACTATATTCTTGATCTTCTGTTTTGTTTCTATCAAGACCTTTTTTTACAAGTAATTCCATAGCTTGGGAAGGTTCTATACTTGCAGTTAGGGCTAAGTTATTTACAACGTCATTAAAACCGTTCATAACCTGTCTTTCCAATGTCATGATACCATTTTTGTATATGATAAATATACTGTCATCTTGTCGTATGTGCAGGTTAACAAAGTGATCGTAGTTTGTGATTTTACTGATTCCTCTGGATAATGAATCACAATCTGTTTCTGCAGTAATTAGTTTAAAGCCTTCTTTGGTGAGATCTTTGAAAATAGTTTCAGATATTTTTTTGGGTATTAAAGCAGCATAACATATATGCATCTCTTCCATAGGTGTTAAGGTATAATCGAAATTAAAATCTGTAAGTTCTATCATGTAATTTTCTTTTATTCTATTGATTACTTCCATCTTTAGGTCTTTTGGTTTACCTTTTATGGGGAATACATCCTTAATGATATCTCTCGAGGTAAATGTTAGGTAAGTAAAAAGATCTTTATCAGAATAGGATTTGATCTCCCTGGCTATTGTCTTAAAATTGTCCATTTCGTTTGTGTCAAAAGGGAAATAAGAGTAGTTCAAAAGTTTAAGTCCATCTTTTACCTTTTTAAACACGGCATGATTTATTTCGTTTTCACCTATGGCTATGGTATTGATAACATTTATATCTATCATCCCTTTTGTAACCCCAGTTTGATGGATTCTATTTTAATTATAACACGGTATTTGATTAAATCATTTTTTATTAATGATAAAGCTTTTTTATACAAGATTAGTGCTTCTTCGAGTTTTCCATTTTTTTCAAAGGTAACTGCTTTGTTTATTAATATATTTTCATTAGTATCTTCAAGTGTGTTTATAATATTCATTGCTTTGACATAGTCGCCATAACTATAGTATATATATGCTAAAAGATTTGCTGATGTATTGTCTTTCTGTAGGGTATATGATTTTTCTAAATGAGGTTTAGCGTCTGCTGGGCTATTTAGTATAAAATAATAAATCCCTAGAAACTTCGACTTTAATGGATCGTTTGGATCTATTTTCGAAATTATATTCATGGCAGCTGTTGTGTCATTATTTATGATTGATTTATAGAAAGTATAATACTTGTTTGCTTCTTTTGCCTTTTGATATTCTGCTATCTTTTTGGTTAGTATTGCTGTATTTTCATCTATACTAATGGGGTCTTTCAAAAGCTTATTTAAGACAGGTGTCTTGAACAAAAAGTATATTGTAATTAAAGAAAGCATAGCAATGGCAATAATAATATATATCTTATTCAGTGATAGGGATGCTATTTTGGAGGTAGCTTGGTGGGAGAAAACTACCTTTTTTCTCTCATTTTTAATTTTCTTTAGAGCATTTGCGATTTCACTCATCTATTCACATACCCTTATTTCAAAAAGTTTTTTATTATTATAAATATATCCTGTTAAATTGTCTATAGAAATTAGAAGCCACTCATTATGTTCGATAAAATTATCTAATATATAACGATGATCTTTTTTCAACACAAGCTTAACCCCACTGCTAAGGCTACTTTTATTTCTAAGATTGATATTAGTTTTTGTAAAGAGGCAATATTTTGTTTCTGTTGTATGGGTTGTTGTATTGTTTTTTTTCTCATAAGTTTTGTTGTCGCTAATAATATTATCCGATGATTTATTATCAGTAGAATTGTTATCGGTGTGGTGTTCGTTGATTTTTGGGATAGAAATATTGTCTTTGAGTTCAATTGGTATAATAGTGGGCTCATTTTTGGTTTGGACATAGGACAAACTTAGTATTATTGTTCCGATCATTAGAATGGGAATAGAGTAATATAACCATCGTAAAGCCGGTTTTTTGTCTTGAT
The nucleotide sequence above comes from Calditerrivibrio sp.. Encoded proteins:
- a CDS encoding 4Fe-4S binding protein; translated protein: MKIKTGFEIISDFLGRGHYNLIYLDTNFPLPIKEYGYKPPLSKDDAITVMLSSAVSGGNVIGFFNSDIRLHNFVELRGLAIFVTTELPSDPTVPIIFCRDIKDLPKRYELAVSVSEEFRIPVFLCVNANAIFNFLEIDNINLTTERVAPYISPEIFKKLKVHYDQSKYNAINDFLQNRLSPNFEGNGTISFRKADGKFLRFFVPFTTKIDFNLEQELIDKPELYFWKNIQKGKLFHFSSSVSIDGEKRVLRDIFCPGCPILMISKNIPFNDRILVTDIHCPTIFRYFGFKKQSLKDVVGMVMHDNQKKVFFVGRLSALDQGIFNNIKNLNYIFLNDGVKNIFSIPVISRPYKFKDLNTVFPYSCNNIPKIGNYKINTKKCVCFHKNESPHCVRGSHCPAIYEYNGAVSINEKFCNGCRLCYMSCPYGAIK
- the amrA gene encoding AmmeMemoRadiSam system protein A; protein product: MITLSLESKKLLLTIARNTIRDYFHHSNNTREYLKNLSNHIKNEIYNELSMKCGAFVTLHKHGDLRGCIGTFRMDMKLYDVVSDMAIQSAFHDPRFSPLKESELNDIEIEISVLTPMERLHSVEDIEVGLDGLYVKKGFNSGVLLPQVATEHGWDKYQFLSYTCLKAGLPNDIWKKEHIELYRFRAIVFSESNLG
- a CDS encoding CDC27 family protein; protein product: MSEIANALKKIKNERKKVVFSHQATSKIASLSLNKIYIIIAIAMLSLITIYFLFKTPVLNKLLKDPISIDENTAILTKKIAEYQKAKEANKYYTFYKSIINNDTTAAMNIISKIDPNDPLKSKFLGIYYFILNSPADAKPHLEKSYTLQKDNTSANLLAYIYYSYGDYVKAMNIINTLEDTNENILINKAVTFEKNGKLEEALILYKKALSLIKNDLIKYRVIIKIESIKLGLQKG